The DNA sequence CCAGGATGGCCTGCTTGACCTCCGCGATGGCCTGCGTGACCTGGATGCCGCGGGGGCATGCCTCCGAGCAGTTGAAGGTGGTGCGGCAGCGCCACACGCCTTCCTTGTCGTTGAGGATCTCCAGGCGCATGTCGCCGGCATCATCGCGGGAGTCGAAGATGAAGCGGTGCGCGTTCACGATGGCGGCGGGGCCGAAGTACTGCCCGTCGGTCCAGAACACGGGGCAGGAGGACGTGCACGCAGCACACAGGATGCACTTGGTGGTGTCATCAAAGCGCTCACGGTCCTCTGCGGACTGCAGGCGCTCCCGGGTGGGCTCGTGGCCCTTGTTGATCAGGAAGGGCATGACTTCGCGGTACGACTGGAAGAACGGCTCCATGTCCACGATCAGGTCCTTTTCCACCGGCAGGCCCTTGATGGGCTCCACCGTGATGGGCTTGGACGTGTCCAGGTCCTTCAGGAGGGTCTTGCAGGCAAGGCGGTTGCGGCCGTTGATGCGCATGGCGTCCGAGCCGCACACGCCGTGGGCGCAGGAGCGGCGGAACGACAGGGTGCCGTCCATCTCCCACTTCACCTTGTGCAGGGCGTCCAGGACACGGTCCGTGCCGTACATGGTCAGGTGGAAATCGTCCCAGGTTGATTCCCCGGAGACCTCCGGGTTGTACCGGCGGACCCGCAGGTGGACGTCGAACGTGGGGATTTCCCCGCCCCCGCCAACGCCGGCAGGAAGTTCAACCTTTGAGGCTGGCTCAGCGATTTCAGCGGTCATCTTAGTACTTCCTCACCATCGGCTCGTAGCGGGTAAAGACAACCGGCTTGGTGGCCAGGCGGATGCCGGCGATTGATTCCGCCGATCCGTCAGCCGGCGCATGGTCATCCTTGTACGCCATGGAGTGCTTCATGAATTTCTCGTCGTCACGCTCGGGGAAGTCCTCGCGGAAGTGTCCGCCGCGGGATTCCTCACGGTGCAGGGCGGCCACGGTCATGACCTTGGCCAGTTCCAGCAGGAAGCCGAGTTCCACGGCCTCGAGCAGGTCCAGGTTGAAGCGCTTGCCCTTGTCCTGGACGTTGATGCGCTTGTAGCGCTCCTCGAAGGATTCGATGTCGCGCAGCACCTGGTTCAGGGTGTCTGCCGTACGGAACACCTGCATGTTCGCGTCCATCGTGTCCTGCAGTTCCTTGCGGATCTGCGCCACTTTCTCGTCGCCGGTGCCGTTGCGGGCAATGTCCAGCAGCTCGGTGGTGTAGGCCAGCGGGTTCTCCGGCAGTTCCACGTAAGGCGCGGTCTTTGCGTACTCCGCGGCGGCGATGCCGGCGCGCTTACCGAAGACGTTGATGTCCAGCAGCGAGTTGGTGCCCAGGCGGTTGGAGCCGTGGACGGAGACGCAGGCAACTTCACCAGCGGCGTAGAGGCCGGGGATTACGGTGTCGTTGTCCTGCAGCACCTCGGTCTGGATGTTCGTGGGAATGCCGCCCATGGCGTAGTGCGCGGTGGGGAACACCGGCACCGGCTCGGTGTACGGTTCCACGCCCAGGTAGGTGCGGGCGAACTCGGTGATGTCCGGGAGCTTGGCGTCAATGTGCGCCGGCTCCAGGTGGGTCAGGTCCAGGAGGACGTAATCCTTGTTTGGGCCGCAGCCGCGGCCCTCGCGCACCTCGTTGGCCATGGAGCGGGCCACGATGTCACGCGGCGCCAGGTCCTTGATGGTGGGGGCGTAGCGCTCCATGAAGCGCTCACCCTCGGAGTTGCGGAGGATTGCACCTTCACCGCGGGCGGCCTCGGACAGCAGGATGCCCAGGCCGGCCAGGCCGGTGGGGTGGAACTGGAAGAATTCCATGTCTTCCAGCGGGATGCCGCGGCGGAAGGCGATGCCCATGCCGTCACCGGTCAGGGTGTGGGCGTTGGAGGTGGTCTTGAAGACCTTGCCGGCGCCACCGGAGGCGAACACCACGGACTTGGCCTGGAACACGTGCAGTTCACCGGAGGCGAGGTCGTATGAGACGACGCCGGCCACGCGCTTCTGCTTGTAGGCAGTGCCGTCTTCGCGGACTGCGTCCTCTTCAACCGTCAGCAGGTCCAGGACGTAGTACTCGTTATAGAACTCAACGTTGTGCTTGACGCAGTTTTGGTACAGGGTCTGCAGGATCATGTGGCCGGTACGGTCCGCGGCGTAGCATGCACGGCGGACGGGAGCCTTGCCGTGGTCACGGGTGTGGCCACCGAAGCGGCGCTGGTCGATGCGGCCCTCGGGCGTGCGGTTGAAGGGCAGGCCCATCTTTTCCAGGTCCAGCACGGCGTCGATGGCTTCCTTGGCCATGACCTCGGCGGCGTCCTGGTCAACCAGGTAGTCGCCGCCCTTGACGGTGTCGAAGGTGTGCCATTCCCAGTTGTCTTCCTCGACATTGGCAAGGGCTGCACACATGCCACCCTGTGCCGCACCCGTGTGCGAGCGGGTGGGGTAGAGCTTGGTCAGTACTGCTGTGCGCGCGCGCTGACCGGACTCGATCGCGGCGCGCATGCCAGCACCACCGGCACCGACGATGACGACGTCGTACTTATGGACCTGCATACCAGACGCTCTTTCTCTCAAAATTCGCTATAAAACAACGGGGCGGCTTTGCCTGCTCCGCAAAACAGGGCCCGCGGACAAGCCCGCGGGCCCAGGGTCGTGCCAGTGCTAGGCAGGGCAGAAGCCGCCCGGAAGGGCAACGCCGTTCACTACGGGGCACGGGTTGAAGGTGAAGATGACCAGGGTGCCCAGGAGGATGATGACCACAGCGGCCGCGTAGAGAACGGTCTTCAGCCAGCGGCGGGTGGACGTCTTCTCGGCGTAGTCGTTGATGATGGTCCGCACGCCGTTGCTGCCGTGCAGCATGGCCAGCCACAGCATGGCCAGGTCCCAGAACTGCCAGAACGGGTCGGCCCACTTGCCGGCCACGAAGCCGAAGTCAATGGCGTGGATGCCTTCGCCGACCATCAGGTTCACGAACAGGTGGCCGAAGATCAGGACCACCAGCACCACGCCGGAAAGGCGCATGAACAGCCAGGCGATCATCTCGAAGTTGCCCTTGGACCCGCCGCTGCGGCGGTACTGGGGAGCGATCCGGCCGCTGCGGGGGCTCTCGATGGTTGCAGTCATGGCTTAGTGACCTCCGAGGGCGAGGGACAGGTGGCGGATGGAGAAGGCGACCATGGTCACGACCCAGAGGGCCAGGACTGCCCACAGCATCTGCCGCTGGTACTTGGCGCCCTTCTTCCAGAAGTCGACCGCGATGATCCGCAGGCCATTGAAGGCGTGGAAAACGATGGCAGCCACAAGGCCGGTCTCACCCAGCGCCATCAGCGGATTCTTGTAGGCGCCGATCACGGCGGTGTAGGCCTCCGGTGACACACGCACCAAGGAGGTGTCCAGGACGTGGACCAACAAGAAGAAAAAGATCACTACACCGGTAATACGGTGTCCTACCCAGGACCACATGCCTTCACGGCCGCGGTACAAGGTGCCAGCTGGTTTTGTCGGCACTGATAAACCTCCCTGCAACACAGCGGCGCTGGCATGAGATCCATGCGGGGGGAACGCCTGCTGCGAGAGCACTCGTAGCTCAGGCCTAAATCTAGGCTTCGCTAACAGCTTATTCAATTTAGGCGTTTGTTGGTGCCCAGTGCTGGAGCGGATTTTCCGGGGAAATGAGACAAACACCACATCCGTGCGGGCCCAAAGGCCGGGGCGGAGGCCAAAACGCGGGCCCATGCGCCGCCACAGGAGCCGCCCGCGGCCCTTCAGCTAAAGTAGCCGTGATGAGTACAGACAAAGTGACAAGCCCGGCTTCACCCCTTGACCGCTTCATTGCGGTGATTCCGGCAGGCGGAGTGGGGACCCGCCTCTGGCCTCTGTCACGAGCAGCAGCTCCCAAGTTCCTTCACGATCTCACCGGATCGGGCAGCACGTTGCTGCGCGCCACCTACGACCGGCTGCACCCCCTCGCGGGCAACCGGATGCTGGTGGTGACCGGCCAGGCGCACCGTGAAGCCGTGTGCCGCCAGCTTCCTGAGGTGCGCGACTCCGACCTTGTCCTGGAGTCCGAGCCCAAGGACTCCGGTGCGGCAATCGGCCTTGCAGCGGCAATCCTGCACGAACGCGATCCCGACACCATCATGGGTTCCTTCGCCGCCGACCAGGTGATCAGCCCGGACAACCTCTTCCAGGAGGCAGTCCGTGAAGCCATCCATACCGCTGCTGCCGGCAAGATCGTGACCATCGGCATCAAGCCCACCCACCCGTCCACCGGTTTCGGTTACATCCGTTCCGGCAAGGCCCTCCACATCGAAGGCGCCCCCAGCGCCCACGACGTCGTGGAATTCGTCGAAAAGCCGGACGAGACGGTGGCCCAGCAGTACGTGGACAGCGGCGACTACGTGTGGAACGCCGGCATGTTCGTGGCGCCCGTGTCGCTGATGCTCAAGCACCTCGAGGCCAACCAGCCCGAACTGTTCCAGGGCCTGCAGGAAATCGCCCGTGCCTGGGACACCCCCCAGCGTGATGAGGTCACTGCCCGCATCTGGCCCACCCTGCCCAAGATCGCCATCGATTACGCGGTGGCCGAACCCGCCGCCGAAGCCGGGGACGTCGCCGTCGTGCCCGGTTCCTTCCGCTGGGACGACGTCGGCGACTTCGCCTCGGTCGGCCGCCTCAACAGCGCCAAGGAAGTGGATGACGTCACCGTCCTCGGTGAGGGCGCCCGCGTGTTCACCGAGAACTCCAGCGGCGTCGTTGTCACCGACACCAAGCGTGTCATCGCCCTGATCGGAATCCAGGACGTCGTCATCGTGGATACGCCGGACGCCCTGTTGGTGACCACCATGGCCAATTCCCAGCGCGTGAAGGCTGCCGTGGACGCCCTCAAGGCGAGCGGGGACACGGACGTCCTCTGACCGGGAACCTGCCGGCACTCCGCGTGCCGGCAGGGCCGGGATGTAACGCGGCTCAGTGAATGGGCGCTAATGCCGCCACCCTCGCTAGAGTGAAACAGTGCGCAACTACACTACTGAAGCCGAGCCCACCGCCCTGGTGGCTCCCTGGCTCGAACCGCTCCTGCCGGAACTGATCGAATTCCGCCGGGACCTGCATGCGCACCCGGAACTGTCCTTCAAGGAGTTCCGCACCACGGACAAGCTCGCCGAACGGCTCGAAGCCGCAGGCCTGAGCCCCCGCCGCCTGGAAGGCACCGGCCTGACGGTGGACGTGGGCGAAGGCCCCATTGCCACGGCCCTGCGCGGTGACATCGACGCCCTGCCCATCATCGAGGAGACGGGCCTGCCGTTCGCGTCGAAAAACCACGGCGTGACCCACGCCTGCGGCCATGATGTGCACACCACCACCATGCTGGGCATTGCCCTGGTCCTGCACCGGATGCACCAGGAAGCACCCCTCGGCGCCACCGTCCGCATCATCTTCCAGCCTGCCGAGGAAACCATGCCCGGCGGCGCACATGCCTGCATCGAGCAGGGTGTCCTGGACGGTGTGCCCCGGATCCTTGCTCTGCACTGCGACCCGCGGATCGAAGTGGGCAAGGTGGGCACCAGGATCGGTGCCATCACATCGGCCTCGGACACCATCCGGATCGAACTGTCCGGGCGTGGCGGCCACACCTCCCGCCCGCACCTCACTGAGGACCTCGTGTTCGCGCTGGCGCAGATTGCTGTCAACGTGCCGGCCGTGCTGTCCCGCAGGGTGGACGTCCGCAGCGGCGTCTCCGTGGTGTGGGGCCAGATCACCGCAGGTTCGGCGCCCAACGCGATCCCCGGCAGCGGCTACATGGCGGGAACCATGCGCTGCCTGGACCGGGATGCCTGGCATGCCGCCGGTGAACTGCTCGACGAGGTGGTGCACCAGGTGGCCGCGCCCTACGGCGTGGACGTCCACCTTGAACACACCAGGGGAGTGCCGCCGGTGGTGAACTCCGAGCATGAGACGGCGATCATCGAGGCTGCTGCCCGCGCTGAGATCGGGGAAAGCGCCGTGGTGCTGACACCCCAGTCCATGGGCGGCGAGGACTTCGCCTGGTTCCTGGCCGAACTTCCGGGCGCGATGATGCGGCTGGGCACCAAAACGCCCGGCGGCGAGGACTACGACCTGCACCGCGGCGACTACATCCTGGACGAACGGTCCCTGGGCCTGGGCATCAGGGTGCTCACCGCGGCCGCCCTGCGCACCATCCGGGACCTGGAGCAGGCGCCCCTTTCCTAGCCCCGTCCCGCCGCAGGGCCGGCCGGGAGGTGCGGATCCGGCGGTGGGAACGCACGACGGCGTTTCAACCGGGGGCGGTCCGCGCTGCGGTAAGTTGTGCACAATTTAGTTGTGCGCTACGGTGGTTCTATGACCGAAGCACCCCGCCTGGACCGGCAAGTATGTTTTGCGCTCTATTCGGCGTCCCGGGCCGCCACCGCCGTCTACCGGCCGGTCCTGGATGAGCTGGGACTCACTTACCCGCAGTACCTGGTGATGCTGGTCCTGTGGGAAAGCGAACCCCGGGGCGTGAAGGAGCTTGGCGGGGAACTTGGCCTCGATTCCGGCACCCTGTCGCCCCTGCTCAAACGGCTGGAAACGCTGGGGCTGGTGGAACGGCGGCGGTCCGGCGAGGACGAGCGCCGCGTTGCGATCCACCTGACGCCCGCCGGACGGAACCTCAGCGGCCCGGCGAGTGCCATTCCGCAGCGGCTGGCCGATGCCGCCGGACTCTCCCTGGAAGAACTTGAACAACTGCGGACCACGCTCGGCAAGCTCACGGCGGCACTGCACGAATCACTGTGACCCCGAATACTGCACCATCCCAACAACAGGACGGATATCTTTCGTGAAGACTCTCTACACCGCAGAGGCCCTGGCCTCGGGCGAAGGCCGTGACGGCGCTGCCCGCAGCAACGACGGCCGGCTGGCCGTGGACCTGGCCAGCCCCCTGGAACTCGGTGGCAGCGGCCAGGGCACCAACCCTGAACAGCTCTTCGCCGCCGGCTACGCCGCCTGCTTCCACTCCGCACTGCGCCTGGTCGGCCGCAAGGCAGGCGCAGACCTCACGGACTCGGCCGTCGCGGCAAAAATCCACCTTGGGCAGCTGGACGGCGGCGCCGGCTTTGGGCTGGCCGCCGAACTGGAAATCGCCCTTCCCGCCCTGGACCTGGCCACCGCAGAGGACCTGGTGGCCAAGGCACACCAGGTCTGCCCCTATTCGAACGCCACCCGCGGCAACATCAACGTCGACCTCAAGATCCTGGAGTACGCAGCATGAGCACAGCCCTCGCAACCACCACCCGTGAAATCCGGCTCGCCTCCCGACCCGTGGGGCGCCCGTCCGGTGAGAATTTCGATCTCGCAGAGTCACCGCTGCCCGCACTTGAAGACGGCCAGATCCTGGTGCGCAACCTCTTCATGTCCGTGG is a window from the Arthrobacter sp. NicSoilC5 genome containing:
- a CDS encoding succinate dehydrogenase iron-sulfur subunit, with amino-acid sequence MTAEIAEPASKVELPAGVGGGGEIPTFDVHLRVRRYNPEVSGESTWDDFHLTMYGTDRVLDALHKVKWEMDGTLSFRRSCAHGVCGSDAMRINGRNRLACKTLLKDLDTSKPITVEPIKGLPVEKDLIVDMEPFFQSYREVMPFLINKGHEPTRERLQSAEDRERFDDTTKCILCAACTSSCPVFWTDGQYFGPAAIVNAHRFIFDSRDDAGDMRLEILNDKEGVWRCRTTFNCSEACPRGIQVTQAIAEVKQAILARRI
- a CDS encoding organic hydroperoxide resistance protein, whose translation is MKTLYTAEALASGEGRDGAARSNDGRLAVDLASPLELGGSGQGTNPEQLFAAGYAACFHSALRLVGRKAGADLTDSAVAAKIHLGQLDGGAGFGLAAELEIALPALDLATAEDLVAKAHQVCPYSNATRGNINVDLKILEYAA
- a CDS encoding MarR family transcriptional regulator is translated as MTEAPRLDRQVCFALYSASRAATAVYRPVLDELGLTYPQYLVMLVLWESEPRGVKELGGELGLDSGTLSPLLKRLETLGLVERRRSGEDERRVAIHLTPAGRNLSGPASAIPQRLADAAGLSLEELEQLRTTLGKLTAALHESL
- a CDS encoding succinate dehydrogenase hydrophobic membrane anchor subunit, with the protein product MTATIESPRSGRIAPQYRRSGGSKGNFEMIAWLFMRLSGVVLVVLIFGHLFVNLMVGEGIHAIDFGFVAGKWADPFWQFWDLAMLWLAMLHGSNGVRTIINDYAEKTSTRRWLKTVLYAAAVVIILLGTLVIFTFNPCPVVNGVALPGGFCPA
- a CDS encoding amidohydrolase, whose protein sequence is MRNYTTEAEPTALVAPWLEPLLPELIEFRRDLHAHPELSFKEFRTTDKLAERLEAAGLSPRRLEGTGLTVDVGEGPIATALRGDIDALPIIEETGLPFASKNHGVTHACGHDVHTTTMLGIALVLHRMHQEAPLGATVRIIFQPAEETMPGGAHACIEQGVLDGVPRILALHCDPRIEVGKVGTRIGAITSASDTIRIELSGRGGHTSRPHLTEDLVFALAQIAVNVPAVLSRRVDVRSGVSVVWGQITAGSAPNAIPGSGYMAGTMRCLDRDAWHAAGELLDEVVHQVAAPYGVDVHLEHTRGVPPVVNSEHETAIIEAAARAEIGESAVVLTPQSMGGEDFAWFLAELPGAMMRLGTKTPGGEDYDLHRGDYILDERSLGLGIRVLTAAALRTIRDLEQAPLS
- the sdhA gene encoding succinate dehydrogenase flavoprotein subunit is translated as MQVHKYDVVIVGAGGAGMRAAIESGQRARTAVLTKLYPTRSHTGAAQGGMCAALANVEEDNWEWHTFDTVKGGDYLVDQDAAEVMAKEAIDAVLDLEKMGLPFNRTPEGRIDQRRFGGHTRDHGKAPVRRACYAADRTGHMILQTLYQNCVKHNVEFYNEYYVLDLLTVEEDAVREDGTAYKQKRVAGVVSYDLASGELHVFQAKSVVFASGGAGKVFKTTSNAHTLTGDGMGIAFRRGIPLEDMEFFQFHPTGLAGLGILLSEAARGEGAILRNSEGERFMERYAPTIKDLAPRDIVARSMANEVREGRGCGPNKDYVLLDLTHLEPAHIDAKLPDITEFARTYLGVEPYTEPVPVFPTAHYAMGGIPTNIQTEVLQDNDTVIPGLYAAGEVACVSVHGSNRLGTNSLLDINVFGKRAGIAAAEYAKTAPYVELPENPLAYTTELLDIARNGTGDEKVAQIRKELQDTMDANMQVFRTADTLNQVLRDIESFEERYKRINVQDKGKRFNLDLLEAVELGFLLELAKVMTVAALHREESRGGHFREDFPERDDEKFMKHSMAYKDDHAPADGSAESIAGIRLATKPVVFTRYEPMVRKY
- a CDS encoding mannose-1-phosphate guanylyltransferase; protein product: MSTDKVTSPASPLDRFIAVIPAGGVGTRLWPLSRAAAPKFLHDLTGSGSTLLRATYDRLHPLAGNRMLVVTGQAHREAVCRQLPEVRDSDLVLESEPKDSGAAIGLAAAILHERDPDTIMGSFAADQVISPDNLFQEAVREAIHTAAAGKIVTIGIKPTHPSTGFGYIRSGKALHIEGAPSAHDVVEFVEKPDETVAQQYVDSGDYVWNAGMFVAPVSLMLKHLEANQPELFQGLQEIARAWDTPQRDEVTARIWPTLPKIAIDYAVAEPAAEAGDVAVVPGSFRWDDVGDFASVGRLNSAKEVDDVTVLGEGARVFTENSSGVVVTDTKRVIALIGIQDVVIVDTPDALLVTTMANSQRVKAAVDALKASGDTDVL
- the sdhC gene encoding succinate dehydrogenase, cytochrome b556 subunit — translated: MPTKPAGTLYRGREGMWSWVGHRITGVVIFFFLLVHVLDTSLVRVSPEAYTAVIGAYKNPLMALGETGLVAAIVFHAFNGLRIIAVDFWKKGAKYQRQMLWAVLALWVVTMVAFSIRHLSLALGGH